A DNA window from Altererythrobacter sp. B11 contains the following coding sequences:
- a CDS encoding 6-phosphogluconolactonase encodes MADIEMIAGAGDAGVARWLEQHLTAALEREPAGIAITVPGGSTPFPILEALTDSAIDWGRVAVWPGDDRLVPEDHPASNIGRIRRLLEPAGARIVPLELDADVPRFALAWLGMGGDGHIASLFPNTDPQIDDPRPVRRLTPDPLPPEAPFDRITLTIPSLLDSEELLFVMRGEDKRALFERAAAGEGDWPVARLLGAASQKVTCFT; translated from the coding sequence ATGGCCGACATCGAGATGATTGCGGGTGCCGGCGATGCCGGCGTCGCCCGCTGGCTGGAGCAGCATCTGACGGCCGCACTGGAGCGCGAGCCGGCGGGAATTGCCATCACCGTGCCCGGCGGATCGACGCCTTTTCCCATTCTGGAGGCGCTGACGGATTCGGCGATCGACTGGGGGCGGGTCGCCGTATGGCCGGGCGATGACCGGCTGGTGCCGGAGGATCACCCCGCCAGCAACATCGGCCGCATCCGCCGCCTGCTGGAGCCTGCCGGCGCCCGCATCGTGCCCCTGGAACTGGATGCGGATGTGCCGCGCTTCGCGCTCGCCTGGCTGGGCATGGGGGGCGACGGGCATATCGCCTCGCTCTTCCCCAACACCGATCCGCAGATCGACGATCCCCGGCCGGTGCGCCGGCTGACGCCCGATCCGCTGCCGCCGGAGGCGCCCTTCGATCGCATCACCCTCACCATTCCATCGCTCCTCGACAGCGAAGAGTTGCTGTTCGTGATGCGGGGGGAGGACAAGCGCGCGCTGTTCGAACGCGCGGCGGCGGGCGAGGGCGACTGGCCGGTTGCCCGGCTGCTGGGGGCGGCGAGCCAGAAGGTGACATGCTTCACCTGA
- a CDS encoding Dps family protein, translating into MASTGDNSKAALIEALNGALADHLALYLKTKNFHWHVKGPNFRSRHLLFDEQAAQIFGLVDVIAERVRKIGGKTLTSIGTVGKTTNIADQDDTELSADAMVEELRDDNRKLLERLKQVKKTSDEAGDNATNGMVDDWIDQAEERAWFLTETIS; encoded by the coding sequence ATGGCTAGCACTGGTGACAATTCCAAAGCCGCTTTGATCGAGGCGCTGAACGGCGCCCTGGCCGATCACCTCGCGCTTTATCTCAAGACCAAGAACTTCCACTGGCATGTGAAGGGTCCGAACTTCCGCAGCCGGCACCTGTTGTTTGACGAGCAGGCCGCGCAGATCTTCGGCCTGGTGGATGTGATCGCGGAGCGTGTGCGCAAGATCGGCGGCAAGACGCTGACCTCCATCGGCACGGTGGGCAAGACCACCAATATCGCCGATCAGGACGATACCGAACTCTCCGCCGATGCGATGGTGGAAGAGCTGCGCGACGACAATCGCAAGCTGCTCGAGCGCCTGAAGCAGGTGAAGAAGACCTCTGACGAGGCGGGCGACAACGCAACCAACGGCATGGTGGACGACTGGATCGACCAGGCCGAGGAGCGCGCCTGGTTCCTTACCGAAACGATCAGCTGA
- a CDS encoding DUF2279 domain-containing protein, with product MQFPSPRRAAPLRRARTAAFLAIGLAGFATAPAQAQEQAEGMGSTPAVFAALDAAFLPEQTAFPHSATPAYAAPVEAQPDGPIVGPVDDEAEASQPAPPLDSADSLQGAPRRDYASFGKDVAAIKWELAAIAGYYTAINGHKLFDDAQAPHFHSEGWFGKNTNNVGMDKLAHAYSAYVLSELFYARLKHKTGRAPGIQYTAAALASGVMLWSELSDSIEPSGGWSWEDVVMNSAGAGFSILRNSVPGLDEKLDYRLMIEPGDGVYAVAGKRHFQQQRYFFALKLSGFKAFDRSPLRFLELHLGYHGDDFLLSDRAAGTEPKRHVFVGMGINLRELLFKNSKSKVGRAAGEVLDYFQPPYTAVHQHLTD from the coding sequence ATGCAATTCCCCTCGCCGAGGCGCGCCGCCCCTCTTCGCCGCGCCCGCACGGCTGCTTTCCTCGCCATCGGGCTGGCGGGCTTCGCCACCGCTCCTGCCCAGGCGCAGGAGCAGGCAGAGGGCATGGGCAGCACCCCGGCGGTGTTCGCGGCGCTGGATGCGGCCTTCCTCCCGGAGCAGACGGCCTTTCCGCACAGCGCCACCCCGGCCTATGCCGCGCCGGTCGAGGCGCAGCCTGACGGGCCGATCGTGGGGCCGGTGGACGATGAGGCGGAGGCGAGCCAGCCCGCACCGCCGCTCGACAGTGCGGATTCGCTGCAAGGGGCACCGCGGCGCGATTACGCATCCTTCGGCAAGGATGTGGCCGCGATCAAATGGGAGCTGGCCGCCATCGCCGGATATTACACGGCGATCAACGGCCACAAATTGTTCGACGACGCGCAGGCGCCGCACTTCCATAGCGAAGGCTGGTTCGGCAAGAACACCAACAATGTCGGCATGGACAAGCTGGCCCATGCCTATTCGGCCTATGTGTTGAGCGAATTGTTCTACGCCCGGCTCAAGCACAAGACGGGGCGGGCTCCCGGTATTCAGTACACCGCCGCCGCGCTCGCTTCGGGCGTGATGCTGTGGTCGGAACTTTCGGACAGTATCGAGCCTTCCGGCGGCTGGTCGTGGGAAGACGTGGTGATGAACAGCGCCGGCGCGGGCTTTTCGATCCTGCGAAATTCGGTGCCGGGGCTGGACGAGAAGCTGGATTACCGGCTGATGATCGAGCCGGGGGACGGCGTCTATGCCGTGGCGGGGAAGCGGCATTTCCAGCAGCAGCGCTATTTCTTCGCGCTCAAGCTCTCGGGCTTCAAGGCCTTCGACCGCAGCCCGTTGCGCTTCCTGGAACTGCATCTGGGCTATCACGGGGACGATTTCCTGCTGTCGGACCGTGCGGCGGGCACCGAGCCCAAGCGCCATGTCTTCGTGGGCATGGGCATCAACCTGCGCGAATTGCTGTTCAAGAATTCGAAGAGCAAGGTCGGTCGCGCGGCGGGCGAAGTGCTCGATTATTTCCAGCCGCCCTATACCGCGGTTCACCAGCACCTGACCGATTAG
- a CDS encoding L,D-transpeptidase family protein, with product MRIRYLALAAALAPLAACNSSDSPSSQSGDQVAASPYADLQFEDAPAGDAQFTAPESLGTEVMLDRLGFSSGVIDGKSTRFDTQAIRAFQQAQGLNESGTLDDATRAALAKFQVPATRMVRIPARFAQGPFMPDLPEDTAEQAKVDRLGYRNLMEALAERFHTTPETLVALNSPQTGVGAGAVIRVPNTAPVDPAAFDVDDGDWNTTLMSLGIAPDQPAAARVVVDKSDGVLRAFDEEDRLIAQFPATMGSEHDPLPIGKWTIKGVSHNPPFHYNPDLFWDVSDSADSQVLPPGPNGPVGVVWIDLSKEHYGIHGTGEPASIGTAQSHGCVRLTNWDAARLAQMVKPNTPAVFQE from the coding sequence TTGAGAATCCGCTACTTGGCGCTTGCCGCCGCCCTCGCCCCGCTGGCCGCCTGCAATTCCTCCGATTCGCCATCGTCCCAGTCCGGGGATCAGGTTGCCGCCTCCCCCTACGCCGATCTGCAGTTCGAGGATGCGCCGGCCGGCGATGCGCAATTCACCGCGCCAGAGTCTCTCGGCACGGAGGTGATGCTCGACCGGCTGGGCTTTTCCAGCGGGGTGATAGACGGCAAGTCCACCCGCTTCGACACGCAGGCGATCCGCGCCTTCCAGCAGGCGCAGGGTCTGAACGAAAGCGGGACGCTGGACGATGCGACGCGCGCGGCGCTGGCGAAGTTCCAGGTGCCGGCCACCCGCATGGTGCGCATCCCGGCCCGTTTCGCGCAGGGTCCCTTCATGCCCGATCTGCCCGAAGACACGGCCGAACAGGCCAAGGTCGACCGGCTAGGCTACCGCAATTTGATGGAAGCGCTGGCGGAGCGGTTCCATACCACGCCCGAAACGCTGGTGGCGCTGAACAGCCCGCAGACCGGCGTCGGCGCCGGGGCGGTGATCCGCGTGCCCAACACCGCCCCGGTCGATCCCGCGGCGTTCGACGTGGATGATGGCGACTGGAACACCACGCTGATGTCGCTGGGCATCGCGCCCGATCAACCGGCCGCGGCGCGGGTGGTAGTCGACAAGTCTGACGGGGTGCTGCGCGCCTTCGACGAGGAGGACCGGCTGATCGCCCAGTTTCCGGCCACCATGGGCAGCGAGCACGATCCGCTGCCGATCGGCAAGTGGACGATAAAGGGCGTGAGCCACAATCCCCCATTCCACTACAACCCGGATCTGTTCTGGGATGTGAGCGATTCCGCCGACAGCCAGGTTCTGCCGCCGGGCCCGAACGGACCGGTGGGCGTGGTATGGATCGACCTGTCCAAGGAGCATTACGGCATCCACGGCACGGGCGAGCCCGCCTCCATCGGCACCGCCCAGAGCCATGGCTGCGTGCGCCTGACCAATTGGGACGCGGCGCGGCTGGCGCAGATGGTGAAGCCCAACACGCCGGCGGTATTCCAGGAATAG
- a CDS encoding MFS transporter gives MASRSSDTLDVTQFMQDLRFSRYHLTILVLCSLVTFFDGQDFAALAYALPYIRDDMGISDEMTGYVSSAAFLGQMIGSLFGSYLGDIFGRRPVIIACTCGSALMTMAVGFADTAEHLIALRFVSGLAIGGLLAPVWALSIESMPKSMRATSVTIIMMGFSVGTASSGPIANWIAPVWGWQGIFWVCGVLTGIFAILLAFTLHESARWMVATNKPPARIIPILSRFNPGYEMVGYERFILSDERQTTTKNHPVAKLRELFAGALAIVTPLIWAAYFFSSFSIYLKSAYGVIFMENLGIARQNAAWLGSASALLGAFGGVALLAMTERRGPGWIALAPLLAVPIVVLIGTGAVIGGDWFVPSLLVSAILVGAGHSAVISITSVYYPSAVRATGGGWASFMAKFAAVAAPIFGAQFLSGSSGAMAGYMFTAYCLVGIVVCILLLGFFARKLTRA, from the coding sequence ATGGCCAGCAGAAGCTCCGACACGCTCGACGTTACGCAATTCATGCAGGATCTGCGCTTTTCGCGATATCACCTGACCATCCTGGTGCTGTGCAGCCTCGTCACCTTCTTCGACGGGCAGGATTTTGCCGCCCTGGCCTATGCGCTGCCCTATATTCGCGACGATATGGGCATTTCGGACGAGATGACCGGCTATGTCAGCTCGGCCGCCTTCCTCGGCCAGATGATCGGCTCGCTGTTCGGCTCTTACCTGGGGGACATCTTCGGGCGGCGGCCGGTGATCATCGCCTGCACCTGCGGCAGCGCGCTGATGACCATGGCGGTCGGCTTCGCGGACACGGCCGAGCACCTGATCGCGCTGCGCTTCGTCAGCGGGCTCGCCATCGGCGGCCTGCTTGCCCCCGTGTGGGCGCTGAGCATCGAAAGCATGCCCAAGTCGATGCGCGCGACCAGCGTGACGATCATCATGATGGGCTTTTCGGTCGGCACCGCCTCTTCCGGCCCGATCGCCAACTGGATCGCCCCGGTGTGGGGCTGGCAGGGCATCTTCTGGGTCTGCGGCGTGCTGACGGGCATCTTCGCCATCCTGCTGGCCTTCACCCTGCACGAAAGCGCCCGCTGGATGGTGGCGACCAACAAGCCGCCGGCACGGATCATCCCGATCCTGTCGCGCTTCAATCCCGGCTACGAGATGGTGGGCTATGAACGCTTCATCCTCTCGGACGAGCGGCAGACCACGACCAAGAACCACCCCGTCGCCAAGCTGCGCGAATTGTTCGCGGGGGCGCTGGCGATCGTCACCCCGTTGATCTGGGCGGCCTATTTCTTCTCCAGCTTCTCGATCTATCTGAAGAGCGCCTATGGCGTGATCTTCATGGAGAACCTGGGCATCGCGCGGCAGAACGCCGCCTGGCTGGGCTCGGCCAGCGCGCTGCTGGGCGCATTCGGCGGCGTGGCGCTGCTCGCGATGACGGAGCGGCGCGGCCCCGGCTGGATCGCCCTCGCCCCTCTGCTCGCGGTGCCGATCGTGGTGCTGATCGGCACCGGCGCGGTGATCGGCGGGGACTGGTTCGTGCCGTCCCTGCTGGTCAGCGCGATCCTGGTCGGCGCCGGCCATTCGGCGGTGATTTCGATCACCAGCGTCTATTACCCCAGCGCCGTGCGCGCCACCGGGGGCGGCTGGGCCAGCTTCATGGCCAAGTTCGCCGCCGTGGCCGCGCCCATTTTCGGGGCGCAGTTCCTGTCCGGGAGCAGCGGGGCGATGGCCGGCTACATGTTCACGGCCTACTGCCTCGTCGGTATCGTGGTGTGCATCCTGCTGCTTGGCTTCTTCGCCCGCAAGCTGACGCGGGCATAG
- a CDS encoding AraC family transcriptional regulator — translation MDRMAQLAEVITRYAPAAGMHRTAVPRLSLFRADEPTVPTPSVYDASLCLIAQGAKSVAIAEQELFYDAAHYLVVSVDLPLVGRVTEASADAPYLCCKIDLDLPALVDMVIAEGGPGKPPPAPALAVYPGDPDLIDAACRLVRLLDRPESIPALAPLIERELLYRLLAGPHGGALRHLAVADSRLGQVSRAVARIRDRFRDQLRIRDIAAAAGMSESSLHEHFKAVTRTTPLEYQKQLRLQEARRLMLAKGLSAGAAGFAVGYDSPSQFSREYRRLFGAPPRQDVDRLSHQQNFLGAV, via the coding sequence ATGGACAGGATGGCGCAACTGGCGGAGGTGATTACCCGCTATGCCCCGGCAGCCGGGATGCACAGGACGGCGGTGCCTCGCCTGTCGCTGTTCCGGGCGGACGAGCCGACCGTGCCGACGCCCTCCGTCTATGACGCTTCGCTTTGTCTGATCGCCCAGGGGGCGAAGAGCGTTGCCATTGCGGAGCAGGAGCTGTTCTACGATGCCGCCCATTATCTCGTGGTGTCGGTGGACCTGCCACTGGTCGGAAGGGTGACGGAAGCGAGCGCGGATGCACCCTATCTCTGCTGCAAGATCGATCTCGATCTGCCGGCGTTGGTGGACATGGTGATTGCCGAAGGCGGGCCGGGCAAGCCGCCGCCGGCGCCCGCGCTCGCGGTCTATCCCGGCGATCCGGACCTGATCGACGCGGCCTGCCGGCTGGTGCGGCTGCTCGATCGGCCCGAGAGCATTCCGGCACTTGCACCGCTGATCGAACGGGAACTCCTCTATCGGCTGCTTGCGGGCCCGCATGGCGGGGCGCTGCGGCATCTGGCGGTGGCGGACAGCCGCCTCGGCCAGGTCAGCCGCGCCGTTGCACGCATTCGCGATCGCTTTCGCGACCAGCTGCGCATCCGCGACATCGCGGCGGCAGCGGGGATGAGCGAATCCTCGCTGCATGAACATTTCAAGGCGGTGACGCGCACGACGCCGCTCGAATACCAGAAGCAGCTCCGCCTGCAGGAGGCGCGGCGGCTGATGCTGGCGAAGGGGCTCAGCGCCGGTGCGGCAGGCTTCGCGGTGGGCTATGACAGCCCATCGCAGTTCAGCCGCGAATATCGCCGCCTTTTCGGTGCACCGCCGCGGCAGGACGTTGATCGCCTGTCCCACCAGCAGAACTTCCTCGGCGCAGTGTAA
- a CDS encoding SDR family oxidoreductase — protein MTNISNKIVLVTGASSGIGEATVRELAQAGAKVFIGARRRERLESLARELGEHVAWQELDVTDGDSFEAFVAAAEAHFGRVDALVNNAGVMPLSPLAALKRDEWKKMIDVNIHGVLNGIAAVLPRFLVQGSGHVINVASIAAHMVMPTAAVYCGTKHAVWAITDGLRQEHDEIRTTVISPGVVATELGNDITDTAVAGALQEWRKKSLTPDAIARAIRFALEQPDDVDINEVIVRPTAAGM, from the coding sequence ATGACCAATATTTCCAACAAGATCGTGCTCGTAACCGGCGCCTCCAGCGGGATCGGCGAAGCCACCGTGCGGGAACTGGCCCAGGCCGGCGCAAAGGTGTTCATCGGCGCACGGCGCCGCGAGAGGCTGGAAAGCCTGGCGCGGGAACTGGGCGAGCACGTGGCCTGGCAAGAGCTGGACGTCACCGACGGCGACAGCTTCGAAGCCTTCGTCGCCGCGGCGGAGGCGCACTTCGGGCGGGTCGATGCGCTGGTGAACAATGCGGGCGTCATGCCTCTCTCCCCCCTCGCCGCGCTGAAGCGCGACGAGTGGAAGAAGATGATCGACGTCAACATCCATGGTGTTCTGAACGGCATTGCCGCGGTCCTGCCGCGCTTCCTGGTGCAGGGATCGGGGCATGTGATCAACGTCGCCTCCATCGCGGCCCACATGGTGATGCCGACGGCAGCGGTTTATTGCGGCACCAAGCATGCCGTGTGGGCGATCACCGATGGCCTGCGGCAGGAGCACGACGAGATCCGCACTACCGTGATCTCGCCCGGCGTGGTCGCGACCGAGCTCGGCAACGACATCACCGACACCGCCGTGGCCGGCGCACTGCAGGAATGGCGCAAGAAATCGCTGACGCCCGACGCAATTGCCCGGGCGATCCGCTTCGCCCTGGAACAGCCGGACGATGTGGACATCAACGAAGTGATCGTGCGCCCCACCGCGGCCGGCATGTGA
- a CDS encoding MarR family winged helix-turn-helix transcriptional regulator translates to MAIFTVEQCVAQRSPGRLIRRVAKLGTALVEAQFEGEEMSFQQWIALKVTADGVVGNAGELARELGITTGATTRLIDTLEQRGMMARVRCGEDRRVVKIAVTPAGGAVMERLQPRVVGAWSEMFAEIEQEEADAFARTLVRLYERAEQLAGTSEATETEDAL, encoded by the coding sequence ATGGCCATTTTCACAGTCGAACAATGCGTGGCGCAGCGCTCGCCCGGGCGGTTGATCCGCCGGGTGGCGAAGCTGGGCACCGCCCTTGTCGAAGCGCAGTTCGAAGGCGAGGAGATGAGCTTCCAGCAGTGGATCGCGTTGAAGGTTACCGCCGATGGCGTGGTCGGCAATGCCGGCGAACTGGCGCGCGAGCTCGGCATCACCACCGGGGCGACCACCCGCCTGATCGACACGCTGGAACAGCGCGGCATGATGGCCCGAGTCCGCTGCGGCGAGGACCGGCGTGTGGTGAAGATCGCCGTCACTCCCGCCGGTGGCGCGGTGATGGAGCGGTTGCAGCCGCGCGTGGTCGGCGCGTGGAGCGAGATGTTCGCCGAGATCGAGCAGGAGGAAGCCGATGCCTTCGCCCGCACGCTGGTGCGGCTTTACGAGCGGGCCGAGCAGCTCGCCGGTACCAGCGAAGCGACGGAGACGGAGGACGCGCTGTGA
- a CDS encoding efflux transporter outer membrane subunit, translating to MTRRPILSGLVPLLLAGCASVPHVEPQVTPVAPTSLGLGDEVPTVAADWWRAFNDPQLDRLEAAALAGNPRLEAAEARLREAEAAIGVTRAAGEPQIGANAQVTRQRFSENATVPPPYGGSTRWLPQLGATLDWDLDLFGRVKAGVRQAEAEAAAARYDTAAARLTLSAAVAQTYVALARAEAQIAVADRFVDTRQQALSLAQTNVNSGLASDFELQQSRTLLAEAEQARALAVASREVVVHALAALVGRGADFHGEISPPVLALGDPPAVPAMLPADLLARRPDILAARARITAASAGREAVRADFLPNINISALAGLASVGFSHLFEGGSAQYAAGPAIHLPIFEGGRLQARYKGATAAVEEYGAEYNATVLDAVRDTADAITRVGAADRELADQQRIVGGLRETLRLNQVRVDTGLASRIDTLESGFRLLAAEQSLVDLQADALTRRIQLLAALGGGFDSTAGGLAATDFAEPQS from the coding sequence GTGACGCGGCGCCCGATCCTCTCCGGCCTCGTGCCGCTGCTGCTGGCAGGCTGCGCTTCGGTGCCGCATGTCGAGCCGCAGGTCACGCCAGTCGCCCCCACTTCGCTGGGGCTCGGGGACGAGGTTCCGACGGTGGCGGCGGACTGGTGGCGCGCGTTCAACGACCCGCAGCTTGACCGGCTGGAGGCGGCCGCGCTGGCGGGCAATCCGCGGCTGGAGGCGGCCGAGGCCCGGCTGCGCGAGGCCGAAGCCGCCATCGGGGTGACCCGCGCGGCCGGCGAGCCGCAGATCGGCGCCAATGCGCAGGTCACGCGCCAGCGCTTCTCCGAGAATGCCACCGTCCCCCCGCCCTATGGCGGATCGACGCGCTGGCTGCCGCAGCTGGGCGCCACGCTGGACTGGGATCTCGACCTGTTCGGCCGGGTCAAGGCCGGGGTGCGGCAGGCTGAGGCAGAGGCGGCCGCCGCCCGCTATGACACGGCGGCGGCGCGGCTGACGCTGTCGGCCGCAGTCGCCCAGACCTATGTCGCGCTGGCCCGGGCGGAAGCGCAGATCGCCGTGGCGGATCGCTTCGTGGACACGCGCCAGCAGGCGCTTTCGCTGGCACAAACCAATGTAAACAGCGGCTTGGCGAGCGATTTCGAACTGCAGCAATCCCGCACCCTGCTGGCCGAGGCCGAGCAGGCCCGGGCGCTGGCGGTGGCGAGCCGCGAGGTGGTGGTGCATGCGCTGGCGGCGCTGGTGGGCCGCGGGGCGGACTTCCACGGCGAGATTTCCCCGCCGGTTCTGGCACTTGGCGATCCCCCGGCGGTTCCGGCCATGCTTCCCGCCGACCTGCTGGCACGCCGACCGGACATTCTGGCGGCCCGGGCGCGGATCACGGCGGCGAGCGCCGGGCGCGAGGCGGTGCGCGCGGATTTTCTCCCCAATATCAATATCTCCGCCCTCGCCGGCCTGGCCTCGGTCGGCTTTTCGCACCTGTTCGAAGGCGGTTCCGCCCAATATGCCGCGGGCCCTGCGATCCACCTGCCGATCTTCGAAGGCGGCCGGCTGCAAGCCCGGTACAAGGGCGCCACAGCGGCAGTAGAAGAGTATGGGGCTGAGTATAACGCCACCGTGCTGGATGCAGTGCGCGACACGGCCGATGCGATCACCCGCGTCGGCGCCGCCGATCGCGAGCTGGCCGACCAGCAGCGGATCGTCGGCGGGCTGCGCGAAACGCTGCGGCTCAACCAGGTGCGGGTCGATACCGGCCTCGCCTCACGCATCGACACGCTCGAATCCGGTTTCCGCCTGCTGGCCGCCGAGCAATCGCTGGTCGACCTCCAGGCCGATGCGCTGACCCGGCGCATCCAGCTCCTCGCCGCGCTGGGCGGCGGCTTCGATTCCACCGCCGGCGGCCTCGCCGCCACAGACTTCGCGGAACCCCAATCATGA